One segment of Triticum aestivum cultivar Chinese Spring chromosome 2A, IWGSC CS RefSeq v2.1, whole genome shotgun sequence DNA contains the following:
- the LOC123185515 gene encoding E3 ubiquitin-protein ligase EL5-like yields MSSLPGDDAGSALPSARTPTTVVDGDVVFSAVALLFLGLALVFVLYHYLIASRHGVRGGAGTARSGLRLGVGAASASGVAKGVDLVVLRALPVTLYRAKDFEDALECAVCLAELSEGEAARFLPKCGHGFHAECVDLWLHSHPTCPLCRIDVDKPDALPLALPPVRPEPANYATNLPTNVLFWGSPDAVTTGRTVGGPSSSAGATAAIAIEVPEATESPLVPRDGDAGKSQGLARMRSIKRLWSRGIREVGASSSASSCHQATEGSLGVAAANFGP; encoded by the coding sequence ATGTCATCGTTGCCCGGGGACGACGCGGGCAGCGCTCTGCCCAGTGCACGGACTCCCACCACGGTAGTCGACGGCGACGTCGTCTTCTCTGCTGTCGCCCTCCTCTTCCTCGGCCTCGCCCTCGTCTTCGTTCTTTACCACTACCTCATTGCCAGTCGCCACGGCGTTCGGGGAGGGGCCGGGACGGCGAGGAGCGGTCTGCGCCTCGGCGTTGGCGCAGCTTCGGCTTCCGGCGTCGCAAAAGGTGTTGATCTGGTGGTGCTGCGGGCGCTGCCGGTGACGCTGTACCGTGCGAAGGACTTCGAGGATGCGCTGGAGTGCGCCGTGTGCCTCGCCGAGCTTTCCGAGGGCGAGGCGGCCAGGTTCTTGCCCAAGTGCGGACACGGCTTCCACGCCGAGTGCGTCGACCTGTGGCTGCATTCCCACCCCACCTGTCCGCTCTGCCGCATCGATGTCGACAAGCCGGACGCCTTGCCGCTGGCTCTACCTCCGGTGCGCCCTGAACCGGCGAATTACGCTACAAACCTGCCCACCAACGTGCTGTTCTGGGGATCCCCGGACGCGGTCACGACTGGAAGAACAGTCGGCGGCCCGAGCTCGTCCGCTGGAGCAACGGCGGCGATTGCCATCGAGGTCCCGGAGGCCACGGAATCTCCGTTGGTGCCGCGTGATGGTGATGCCGGGAAGTCACAGGGTTTGGCGAGGATGAGGTCGATTAAGAGGCTGTGGAGCAGAGGGATTCGTGAGGTTGGCGCTAGTAGCAGCGCTAGTTCTTGCCACCAAGCAACTGAGGGCAGCCTTGGTGTTGCCgctgccaatttcggcccgtag